One genomic window of Solanum dulcamara chromosome 10, daSolDulc1.2, whole genome shotgun sequence includes the following:
- the LOC129869729 gene encoding uncharacterized protein LOC129869729, translating into MEEGKAKLKVTQVKWNFPPLGWCACNTDRASRGNPGRSAYGFCVRNAQGNLIYAQADEIRDATNIEAEMVALLEALKYCKQQGLNNIIFQTNSQTIQKILTGDWKPPWNIAGWIEEVEEYKRDMDVIFKHTLREANKLADALANYALDKGPMQCYLFKDLNTKMRSILNSDKSQIPYLRIKKF; encoded by the coding sequence ATGGAGGAAGGCAAGGCAAAATTGAAAGTAACACAAGTTAAATGGAATTTTCCTCCACTCGGTTGGTGTGCTTGCAACACAGATAGAGCTTCTAGAGGTAACCCAGGGAGGAGTGCTTATGGATTTTGTGTGAGAAATGCACAAGGAAATCTAATATATGCTCAAGCAGATGAAATTAGAGATGCCACTAATATAGAAGCAGAGATGGTGGCTCTACTGGAAGCCCTGAAGTACTGTAAACAGCAAGGACTTAATAATATCATTTTCCAGACAAACTCTCAAACCATTCAAAAAATTTTAACTGGAGATTGgaaacctccatggaacatAGCAGGCTGGATAGAGGAAGTTGAGGAATACAAAAGGGATATGGATGTCATCTTCAAGCATACCCTAAGAGAAGCAAATAAACTAGCTGATGCTCTAGCCAATTATGCGCTAGATAAAGGACCAATGCAGTGCTACTTGTTTAAGGATTTGAATACAAAAATGAGAAGTATCCTAAATAGTGATAAAAGTCAAATTCCTTATTTAAGAATCAAGAAATTCTGA